In Brachypodium distachyon strain Bd21 chromosome 2, Brachypodium_distachyon_v3.0, whole genome shotgun sequence, one genomic interval encodes:
- the LOC100835007 gene encoding uncharacterized protein LOC100835007 isoform X2, whose product MLQWMGGSRRKVYTSRKSIQSRQRQYFEQKKRRQQQREGLQNQDDIDGAGNQAYGDQAPRSLDVLSLNNLATPVCHRNGPENVDSTVLLPQMDCTILNPSPIEALKKITSVYNINPKETSSQPRLSSPIGHQDVAVSVNPHEDPVVRKISPSKNSGVKKRNLNVDLHSGEISLIDLVNYEGPNNKSTAQPAREPHVSFFVKGLGHVEMETPPQSPRSTKRVLPLPPKAMRYTQNKTRRSIPFDATKGLDSILKGISMMKERISSDKMGSLVDESNYERRKNSYSSHSFENYNGNLYPEDEDMFCEPQAQKAKHGRIVDSLPAINSERLWKMESFNSDDHFGTPRAEQFDPVDYGFKERYSPEQRTLIGTSSRFQTSANPSGHDHFSDQLLLDDDNDMVHFDWERHPPIKKIPNSNSTFGPAAWSFDMVDDSDKRRSPLSEESCSSAAAMNDRTNKKPLLSVKCEENNMNKKDDFHTRLDKLDIPEMDAHLDGISLFGDQEYHKRTTDLRNLEASYCPDKAIKQQRTREPNCRLSLQEKFADWGSSTSHLKGSTGLHNPSNCTGMHEDKPFNSIPDVGGYHTVGSTERRPAPRVHPVSHRPDNANLYDDTRLQNPVSDTFGDNIEFSDPFCGKDLQSNIDACTFLGQKVDRKKEDDFDPFKNPNADIFHSAGSVGQSVNRKKEDNFDPFKNPNADVFHSAGSVGQSVVGQHTTCSQQSARDELRQGFNPGIDFQETRLNSFWEDGHVSNGTFRGDIELSDLLARENGEKNKDKIERSEKPETAQPSADFRIKMSEAETCSDGSEVTNCPGVQKETSTAATQPPANLSCLQDTSRGMFEIHARVDCIRKEMIESPVIDFEAPLHVRNKIHDVGDHTKRNYMFQSPFAAEKVGIEKKVITGVSPNNSDVQYEVMLERRVLQRLSVQKILVDTPIKDKLDKVTHFRRMEDGSHVLARSV is encoded by the exons TCCAGGAAATCGATACAGAGCAG ACAGAGGCAGTACTTCGAGCAGAAGAagaggcggcagcagcagagggAAGGGCTGCAGAACCAGGATGACATAGATGGCGCAGGTAACCAAGCTTATGGTGATCAGGCGCCTCGATCGCTTGATGTCTTAAGCCTGAACAATTTGGCAACTCCAGTCTGTCACCGCAATGGCCCTGAAA ATGTAGATAGCACTGTTCTACTTCCGCAAATGGATTGTACAATTTTAAATCCATCCCCTATAGAGGCACTGAAGAAGATCACTTCGGTATACAATATCAATCCGAAGGAAACAA GTTCTCAGCCAAG ATTATCATCACCAATTGGTCATCAAGATGTTGCAGTTTCTGTTAACCCTCATGAAGATCCTGTTGTTCGCAAAATATCCCCATCCAAAAATTCTGGTGTGAAGAAGCGAAATTTAAATGTGGACCTCCACAGTGGTG AAATTTCACTTATTGATTTGGTCAATTATGAGGGACCGAATAATAAATCTACTGCACAACCTGCACGTGAGCCTCACGtttcattttttgttaaaG GCCTTGGCCATGTCGAGATGGAAACTCCTCCCCAGTCACCAAGATCCACCAAAAG GGTTTTACCTTTGCCTCCAAAGGCCATGCGTTACACGCAAAATAAAACAAGGCGGTCTATCCCCTTTGATGCCACAAAGGGATTG GATTCTATACTGAAAGGTATCAGCATGATGAAAGAGCGAATTTCTTCAGACAAAATGGGTAGTCTTGTAGATGAGTCAAACTatgaaaggagaaaaaacagTTATTCATCACATTCATTTGAGAACTATAATGGTAACCTCTATCCTGAGGATGAAGACATGTTTTGTGAACCTCAAGCTCAAAAAG CAAAGCATGGTAGAATAGTCGACAGTCTGCCTGCTATAAATTCCGAGAGATTGTGGAAGATGGAATCATTTAATTCAGATGATCATTTTGGTACTCCAAGAGCAGAACAATTTGATCCAGTCGACTATGGTTTTAAGGAAAGATACTCTCCAGAACAAAG AACTTTGATAGGAACTAGCTCAAGGTTTCAGACTTCAG CAAATCCATCAGGACATGACCACTTTTCTGATCAGTTGCTATTGGATGATGACAACGATATGGTACACTTTGACTGGGAAAG GCACCCACCAATTAAGAAAATACCCAACTCAAACAGCACTTTTGGTCCTGCTGCTTGGTCTTTTGACATGGTAGATGATTCAGATAAAAGGAGGAGTCCATTGAG TGAAGAATCATGCTCGTCTGCTGCAG CAATGAATGACAGAACGAACAAGAAACCACTACTCTCTGTAAAATGCGAAGAGAATAACATGAACAAGAAGGATGACTTCCATACAAGGTTGGATAAGTTAGATATTCCAGAAATGGATGCACATCTTGATGGGATTTCGCTATTCGGGGATCAAGAATACCATAAAAGAACAACAGATCTTAGGAATCTTGAAGCGAGTTATTGTCCAGACAAGGCAATTAAGCAACAGAGAACTAGAGAACCAAACTGCCGTTTATCACTTCAGGAAAAATTTGCTGATTGGGGTTCTTCTACCTCCCATCTGAAGGGTAGCACTGGACTACACAACCCATCGAATTGCACTGGAATGCATGAAGATAAACCTTTCAATTCCATTCCAGATGTGGGCGGGTATCATACGGTTGGGTCAACAGAAAGGAGACCTGCTCCAAGAGTTCATCCTGTTTCCCACAGACCTGACAATGCCAATTTGTATGATGACACTCGCCTGCAGAATCCCGTTTCTGATACATTTGGTGATAATATTGAGTTTTCAGACCCATTCTGTGGCAAGGACCTTCAGAGCAACATTGATGCGTGTACTTTCTTGGGACAGAAGGTAgacaggaagaaagaagatgaTTTTGACCCCTTCAAGAACCCAAATGCAGACATATTTCATTCTGCAGGTTCTGTAGGCCAAAGTGTaaacaggaagaaagaagataATTTTGACCCTTTCAAGAACCCAAATGCAGACGTATTTCATTCTGCAGGTTCTGTAGGCCAAAGTGTAGTTGGTCAACATACCACATGTTCTCAGCAGTCTGCCAGGGATGAATTGAGGCAAGGGTTCAATCCTGGTATTGATTTTCAGGAGACCAGACTAAATTCATTCTGGGAGGATGGCCATGTTAGTAATGGCACTTTTCGGGGAGATATTGAGCTGAGTGACCTCCTGGCAAGGGAAAATGGGGAGAAGAACAAAGACAAGATTGAGAGGTCCGAGAAACCAGAAACAGCTCAACCCTCCGCAGATTTCAGAATCAAGATGAGTGAAGCTGAAACATGTTCTGATGGCTCAGAAGTGACCAATTGTCCTGGAGTGCAGAAGGAAACGTcaacagcagcaacacaaCCTCCTGCAAACTTGAGTTGTCTTCAGGATACCTCAAGAGGAATGTTCGAAATTCATGCTCGTGTTGATTGCATAAGAAAGGAAATGAT AGAAAGTCCTGTCATTGACTTTGAAGCTCCATTGCATGTGAGAAACAAGATTCATGATGTTGGGGATCATACTAAAAGAAATTATATGTTTCAGTCTCCTTTTGCTGCAG AGAAGGTGGGAATTGAGAAGAAGGTGATAACAGGTGTGTCACCGAACAACAGTGATGTTCAGTATGAGGTTATGCTTGAACGTCGTGTTCTCCAGCGGCTTTCTGTTCAGAAGATACTGGTAGATACACCAATAAAGGACAAGCTCGATAAG GTTACACACTTCAGGAGGATGGAGGATGGATCTCATGTCCTTGCAAGGAGTGTCTAA
- the LOC100835007 gene encoding uncharacterized protein LOC100835007 isoform X3 codes for MLQWMGGSRRKVYTSRKSIQSRQRQYFEQKKRRQQQREGLQNQDDIDGAGNQAYGDQAPRSLDVLSLNNLATPVCHRNGPENVDSTVLLPQMDCTILNPSPIEALKKITSVYNINPKETSSQPRLSSPIGHQDVAVSVNPHEDPVVRKISPSKNSGVKKRNLNVDLHSGEISLIDLVNYEGPNNKSTAQPAREPHVSFFVKGLGHVEMETPPQSPRSTKRVLPLPPKAMRYTQNKTRRSIPFDATKGLDSILKGISMMKERISSDKMGSLVDESNYERRKNSYSSHSFENYNGNLYPEDEDMFCEPQAQKGWQSKHGRIVDSLPAINSERLWKMESFNSDDHFGTPRAEQFDPVDYGFKERYSPEQRTLIGTSSRFQTSGHDHFSDQLLLDDDNDMVHFDWERHPPIKKIPNSNSTFGPAAWSFDMVDDSDKRRSPLSEESCSSAAAMNDRTNKKPLLSVKCEENNMNKKDDFHTRLDKLDIPEMDAHLDGISLFGDQEYHKRTTDLRNLEASYCPDKAIKQQRTREPNCRLSLQEKFADWGSSTSHLKGSTGLHNPSNCTGMHEDKPFNSIPDVGGYHTVGSTERRPAPRVHPVSHRPDNANLYDDTRLQNPVSDTFGDNIEFSDPFCGKDLQSNIDACTFLGQKVDRKKEDDFDPFKNPNADIFHSAGSVGQSVNRKKEDNFDPFKNPNADVFHSAGSVGQSVVGQHTTCSQQSARDELRQGFNPGIDFQETRLNSFWEDGHVSNGTFRGDIELSDLLARENGEKNKDKIERSEKPETAQPSADFRIKMSEAETCSDGSEVTNCPGVQKETSTAATQPPANLSCLQDTSRGMFEIHARVDCIRKEMIESPVIDFEAPLHVRNKIHDVGDHTKRNYMFQSPFAAEKVGIEKKVITGVSPNNSDVQYEVMLERRVLQRLSVQKILVDTPIKDKLDKVTHFRRMEDGSHVLARSV; via the exons TCCAGGAAATCGATACAGAGCAG ACAGAGGCAGTACTTCGAGCAGAAGAagaggcggcagcagcagagggAAGGGCTGCAGAACCAGGATGACATAGATGGCGCAGGTAACCAAGCTTATGGTGATCAGGCGCCTCGATCGCTTGATGTCTTAAGCCTGAACAATTTGGCAACTCCAGTCTGTCACCGCAATGGCCCTGAAA ATGTAGATAGCACTGTTCTACTTCCGCAAATGGATTGTACAATTTTAAATCCATCCCCTATAGAGGCACTGAAGAAGATCACTTCGGTATACAATATCAATCCGAAGGAAACAA GTTCTCAGCCAAG ATTATCATCACCAATTGGTCATCAAGATGTTGCAGTTTCTGTTAACCCTCATGAAGATCCTGTTGTTCGCAAAATATCCCCATCCAAAAATTCTGGTGTGAAGAAGCGAAATTTAAATGTGGACCTCCACAGTGGTG AAATTTCACTTATTGATTTGGTCAATTATGAGGGACCGAATAATAAATCTACTGCACAACCTGCACGTGAGCCTCACGtttcattttttgttaaaG GCCTTGGCCATGTCGAGATGGAAACTCCTCCCCAGTCACCAAGATCCACCAAAAG GGTTTTACCTTTGCCTCCAAAGGCCATGCGTTACACGCAAAATAAAACAAGGCGGTCTATCCCCTTTGATGCCACAAAGGGATTG GATTCTATACTGAAAGGTATCAGCATGATGAAAGAGCGAATTTCTTCAGACAAAATGGGTAGTCTTGTAGATGAGTCAAACTatgaaaggagaaaaaacagTTATTCATCACATTCATTTGAGAACTATAATGGTAACCTCTATCCTGAGGATGAAGACATGTTTTGTGAACCTCAAGCTCAAAAAGGTTGGCAGT CAAAGCATGGTAGAATAGTCGACAGTCTGCCTGCTATAAATTCCGAGAGATTGTGGAAGATGGAATCATTTAATTCAGATGATCATTTTGGTACTCCAAGAGCAGAACAATTTGATCCAGTCGACTATGGTTTTAAGGAAAGATACTCTCCAGAACAAAG AACTTTGATAGGAACTAGCTCAAGGTTTCAGACTTCAG GACATGACCACTTTTCTGATCAGTTGCTATTGGATGATGACAACGATATGGTACACTTTGACTGGGAAAG GCACCCACCAATTAAGAAAATACCCAACTCAAACAGCACTTTTGGTCCTGCTGCTTGGTCTTTTGACATGGTAGATGATTCAGATAAAAGGAGGAGTCCATTGAG TGAAGAATCATGCTCGTCTGCTGCAG CAATGAATGACAGAACGAACAAGAAACCACTACTCTCTGTAAAATGCGAAGAGAATAACATGAACAAGAAGGATGACTTCCATACAAGGTTGGATAAGTTAGATATTCCAGAAATGGATGCACATCTTGATGGGATTTCGCTATTCGGGGATCAAGAATACCATAAAAGAACAACAGATCTTAGGAATCTTGAAGCGAGTTATTGTCCAGACAAGGCAATTAAGCAACAGAGAACTAGAGAACCAAACTGCCGTTTATCACTTCAGGAAAAATTTGCTGATTGGGGTTCTTCTACCTCCCATCTGAAGGGTAGCACTGGACTACACAACCCATCGAATTGCACTGGAATGCATGAAGATAAACCTTTCAATTCCATTCCAGATGTGGGCGGGTATCATACGGTTGGGTCAACAGAAAGGAGACCTGCTCCAAGAGTTCATCCTGTTTCCCACAGACCTGACAATGCCAATTTGTATGATGACACTCGCCTGCAGAATCCCGTTTCTGATACATTTGGTGATAATATTGAGTTTTCAGACCCATTCTGTGGCAAGGACCTTCAGAGCAACATTGATGCGTGTACTTTCTTGGGACAGAAGGTAgacaggaagaaagaagatgaTTTTGACCCCTTCAAGAACCCAAATGCAGACATATTTCATTCTGCAGGTTCTGTAGGCCAAAGTGTaaacaggaagaaagaagataATTTTGACCCTTTCAAGAACCCAAATGCAGACGTATTTCATTCTGCAGGTTCTGTAGGCCAAAGTGTAGTTGGTCAACATACCACATGTTCTCAGCAGTCTGCCAGGGATGAATTGAGGCAAGGGTTCAATCCTGGTATTGATTTTCAGGAGACCAGACTAAATTCATTCTGGGAGGATGGCCATGTTAGTAATGGCACTTTTCGGGGAGATATTGAGCTGAGTGACCTCCTGGCAAGGGAAAATGGGGAGAAGAACAAAGACAAGATTGAGAGGTCCGAGAAACCAGAAACAGCTCAACCCTCCGCAGATTTCAGAATCAAGATGAGTGAAGCTGAAACATGTTCTGATGGCTCAGAAGTGACCAATTGTCCTGGAGTGCAGAAGGAAACGTcaacagcagcaacacaaCCTCCTGCAAACTTGAGTTGTCTTCAGGATACCTCAAGAGGAATGTTCGAAATTCATGCTCGTGTTGATTGCATAAGAAAGGAAATGAT AGAAAGTCCTGTCATTGACTTTGAAGCTCCATTGCATGTGAGAAACAAGATTCATGATGTTGGGGATCATACTAAAAGAAATTATATGTTTCAGTCTCCTTTTGCTGCAG AGAAGGTGGGAATTGAGAAGAAGGTGATAACAGGTGTGTCACCGAACAACAGTGATGTTCAGTATGAGGTTATGCTTGAACGTCGTGTTCTCCAGCGGCTTTCTGTTCAGAAGATACTGGTAGATACACCAATAAAGGACAAGCTCGATAAG GTTACACACTTCAGGAGGATGGAGGATGGATCTCATGTCCTTGCAAGGAGTGTCTAA
- the LOC100835007 gene encoding uncharacterized protein LOC100835007 isoform X1 — translation MLQWMGGSRRKVYTSRKSIQSRQRQYFEQKKRRQQQREGLQNQDDIDGAGNQAYGDQAPRSLDVLSLNNLATPVCHRNGPENVDSTVLLPQMDCTILNPSPIEALKKITSVYNINPKETSSQPRLSSPIGHQDVAVSVNPHEDPVVRKISPSKNSGVKKRNLNVDLHSGEISLIDLVNYEGPNNKSTAQPAREPHVSFFVKGLGHVEMETPPQSPRSTKRVLPLPPKAMRYTQNKTRRSIPFDATKGLDSILKGISMMKERISSDKMGSLVDESNYERRKNSYSSHSFENYNGNLYPEDEDMFCEPQAQKGWQSKHGRIVDSLPAINSERLWKMESFNSDDHFGTPRAEQFDPVDYGFKERYSPEQRTLIGTSSRFQTSANPSGHDHFSDQLLLDDDNDMVHFDWERHPPIKKIPNSNSTFGPAAWSFDMVDDSDKRRSPLSEESCSSAAAMNDRTNKKPLLSVKCEENNMNKKDDFHTRLDKLDIPEMDAHLDGISLFGDQEYHKRTTDLRNLEASYCPDKAIKQQRTREPNCRLSLQEKFADWGSSTSHLKGSTGLHNPSNCTGMHEDKPFNSIPDVGGYHTVGSTERRPAPRVHPVSHRPDNANLYDDTRLQNPVSDTFGDNIEFSDPFCGKDLQSNIDACTFLGQKVDRKKEDDFDPFKNPNADIFHSAGSVGQSVNRKKEDNFDPFKNPNADVFHSAGSVGQSVVGQHTTCSQQSARDELRQGFNPGIDFQETRLNSFWEDGHVSNGTFRGDIELSDLLARENGEKNKDKIERSEKPETAQPSADFRIKMSEAETCSDGSEVTNCPGVQKETSTAATQPPANLSCLQDTSRGMFEIHARVDCIRKEMIESPVIDFEAPLHVRNKIHDVGDHTKRNYMFQSPFAAEKVGIEKKVITGVSPNNSDVQYEVMLERRVLQRLSVQKILVDTPIKDKLDKVTHFRRMEDGSHVLARSV, via the exons TCCAGGAAATCGATACAGAGCAG ACAGAGGCAGTACTTCGAGCAGAAGAagaggcggcagcagcagagggAAGGGCTGCAGAACCAGGATGACATAGATGGCGCAGGTAACCAAGCTTATGGTGATCAGGCGCCTCGATCGCTTGATGTCTTAAGCCTGAACAATTTGGCAACTCCAGTCTGTCACCGCAATGGCCCTGAAA ATGTAGATAGCACTGTTCTACTTCCGCAAATGGATTGTACAATTTTAAATCCATCCCCTATAGAGGCACTGAAGAAGATCACTTCGGTATACAATATCAATCCGAAGGAAACAA GTTCTCAGCCAAG ATTATCATCACCAATTGGTCATCAAGATGTTGCAGTTTCTGTTAACCCTCATGAAGATCCTGTTGTTCGCAAAATATCCCCATCCAAAAATTCTGGTGTGAAGAAGCGAAATTTAAATGTGGACCTCCACAGTGGTG AAATTTCACTTATTGATTTGGTCAATTATGAGGGACCGAATAATAAATCTACTGCACAACCTGCACGTGAGCCTCACGtttcattttttgttaaaG GCCTTGGCCATGTCGAGATGGAAACTCCTCCCCAGTCACCAAGATCCACCAAAAG GGTTTTACCTTTGCCTCCAAAGGCCATGCGTTACACGCAAAATAAAACAAGGCGGTCTATCCCCTTTGATGCCACAAAGGGATTG GATTCTATACTGAAAGGTATCAGCATGATGAAAGAGCGAATTTCTTCAGACAAAATGGGTAGTCTTGTAGATGAGTCAAACTatgaaaggagaaaaaacagTTATTCATCACATTCATTTGAGAACTATAATGGTAACCTCTATCCTGAGGATGAAGACATGTTTTGTGAACCTCAAGCTCAAAAAGGTTGGCAGT CAAAGCATGGTAGAATAGTCGACAGTCTGCCTGCTATAAATTCCGAGAGATTGTGGAAGATGGAATCATTTAATTCAGATGATCATTTTGGTACTCCAAGAGCAGAACAATTTGATCCAGTCGACTATGGTTTTAAGGAAAGATACTCTCCAGAACAAAG AACTTTGATAGGAACTAGCTCAAGGTTTCAGACTTCAG CAAATCCATCAGGACATGACCACTTTTCTGATCAGTTGCTATTGGATGATGACAACGATATGGTACACTTTGACTGGGAAAG GCACCCACCAATTAAGAAAATACCCAACTCAAACAGCACTTTTGGTCCTGCTGCTTGGTCTTTTGACATGGTAGATGATTCAGATAAAAGGAGGAGTCCATTGAG TGAAGAATCATGCTCGTCTGCTGCAG CAATGAATGACAGAACGAACAAGAAACCACTACTCTCTGTAAAATGCGAAGAGAATAACATGAACAAGAAGGATGACTTCCATACAAGGTTGGATAAGTTAGATATTCCAGAAATGGATGCACATCTTGATGGGATTTCGCTATTCGGGGATCAAGAATACCATAAAAGAACAACAGATCTTAGGAATCTTGAAGCGAGTTATTGTCCAGACAAGGCAATTAAGCAACAGAGAACTAGAGAACCAAACTGCCGTTTATCACTTCAGGAAAAATTTGCTGATTGGGGTTCTTCTACCTCCCATCTGAAGGGTAGCACTGGACTACACAACCCATCGAATTGCACTGGAATGCATGAAGATAAACCTTTCAATTCCATTCCAGATGTGGGCGGGTATCATACGGTTGGGTCAACAGAAAGGAGACCTGCTCCAAGAGTTCATCCTGTTTCCCACAGACCTGACAATGCCAATTTGTATGATGACACTCGCCTGCAGAATCCCGTTTCTGATACATTTGGTGATAATATTGAGTTTTCAGACCCATTCTGTGGCAAGGACCTTCAGAGCAACATTGATGCGTGTACTTTCTTGGGACAGAAGGTAgacaggaagaaagaagatgaTTTTGACCCCTTCAAGAACCCAAATGCAGACATATTTCATTCTGCAGGTTCTGTAGGCCAAAGTGTaaacaggaagaaagaagataATTTTGACCCTTTCAAGAACCCAAATGCAGACGTATTTCATTCTGCAGGTTCTGTAGGCCAAAGTGTAGTTGGTCAACATACCACATGTTCTCAGCAGTCTGCCAGGGATGAATTGAGGCAAGGGTTCAATCCTGGTATTGATTTTCAGGAGACCAGACTAAATTCATTCTGGGAGGATGGCCATGTTAGTAATGGCACTTTTCGGGGAGATATTGAGCTGAGTGACCTCCTGGCAAGGGAAAATGGGGAGAAGAACAAAGACAAGATTGAGAGGTCCGAGAAACCAGAAACAGCTCAACCCTCCGCAGATTTCAGAATCAAGATGAGTGAAGCTGAAACATGTTCTGATGGCTCAGAAGTGACCAATTGTCCTGGAGTGCAGAAGGAAACGTcaacagcagcaacacaaCCTCCTGCAAACTTGAGTTGTCTTCAGGATACCTCAAGAGGAATGTTCGAAATTCATGCTCGTGTTGATTGCATAAGAAAGGAAATGAT AGAAAGTCCTGTCATTGACTTTGAAGCTCCATTGCATGTGAGAAACAAGATTCATGATGTTGGGGATCATACTAAAAGAAATTATATGTTTCAGTCTCCTTTTGCTGCAG AGAAGGTGGGAATTGAGAAGAAGGTGATAACAGGTGTGTCACCGAACAACAGTGATGTTCAGTATGAGGTTATGCTTGAACGTCGTGTTCTCCAGCGGCTTTCTGTTCAGAAGATACTGGTAGATACACCAATAAAGGACAAGCTCGATAAG GTTACACACTTCAGGAGGATGGAGGATGGATCTCATGTCCTTGCAAGGAGTGTCTAA